A genomic window from Antedon mediterranea chromosome 4, ecAntMedi1.1, whole genome shotgun sequence includes:
- the LOC140047890 gene encoding grpE protein homolog 1, mitochondrial-like: MATTMNTHVISKCLRFSRFYRIPLSNLNTYRIPSLSSEAQEHKPSEAEQKDSTSKTQELSENGKKLAEEKTKLENELKETSDKYRRALAEVENTRTRYQKQLEDSRRFAIQDFCKDLLEVADILSKATESVPETELNSNSHLKDLFNGVTMTETQLQKVFTRNHLLKIDPLGEKFDPNQHEALFESVVEGKEPGTVAVVTKVGYKLHNRTIRPALVGVAKAP; this comes from the exons ATGGCGACTACCATGAACACGCACGTAATTTCCAAATGTTTACGTTTTTCTAGATTTTACCGTATTCCTCTTAgtaatttaaatacatataG GATACCGAGTTTATCATCAGAAGCTCAAGAACACAAACCTTCAGAAGCAGAACAAAAAGATAGCACTAGCAAAACACAGGAGTTAAGTGAGAATGGAAAGAAGTTAGCGGAAGAAAAGACTAAACTTGAAAATGAACTGAAGGAAACATCG GATAAATATCGGAGGGCTCTTGCAGAAGTTGAAAACACCCGCACAAGGTATCAAAAACAGCTGGAAGATAGCAGACGTTTTGCCATTCAAGACTTTTGTAAAGACTTATTAGAGGTTGCCGACATTCTGTCAAAAGCAACGGAGAGTGTACCAGAAACCGAGTTGAATTCTAACAGCCACCTAAAAGACTTATTCAATGGTGTTACGATGACAGAAACACAATTACAAAag GTCTTCACTAGAAACCACCTCTTAAAAATAGATCCTCTAGGAGAGAAGTTTGACCCAAATCAACATGAAGCTTTATTTGAATCGGTTGTCGAGGGAAAAGAACCAGGCACCGTAGCTGTGGTAACCAAAGTTGGCTACAAACTTCACAATAGAACAATACGCCCTGCACTTGTGGGTGTAGCAAAGGCACCATGA
- the LOC140047892 gene encoding small nuclear ribonucleoprotein G-like produces the protein MSKAHPPELKKFMEKRLALKVNGNRKVTGVLRGFDPFMNLVIDEAVEERGNEKHEIGMVVIRGNSIILLEALERVI, from the exons ATGAGTAAAGCACATCCACCAGAGTTAAAGAA ATTCATGGAAAAAAGATTAGCAT TGAAAGTAAATGGCAACAGAAAAGTTACTGGTGTTTTACGTGGATTCGACCCATTTATGAACCTGGTAATCGATGAAGCAGTTGAAGAAAGAGGCAACGAAAAGCATGAAATCGGAATGGTG GTTATTAGAGGTAACAGTATCATCTTGTTAGAAGCATTGGAGAGAGTTATATAA
- the LOC140047891 gene encoding cilia- and flagella-associated protein 58-like, which translates to MTEEKKNESPANKGAIEDSAFEALERDFQDTLSELMGDRSLEKFRTEYEKLHRALKKSHESEKRLMTKCRELNAEIVANSAKVSTALKLSQEDQTTISSLKKEIEKAWKMVDASQEKEQRARETIQSLKLEITNLSKLVEQGAGLTMGQEHSVNELLKAKEELSKERDDQLAEIVKLREQLTDSSKKQQQAEEDKSDAENKISELTQDIQVRSNEAQREMRRKEKLDREFKAAKTDLEAKAGEIKAMQQQVERYKGDMAKLETQSKDQKILYERTVRDTEVLNTRFTRLQQDYETQLINNDQLTQENNERVVELKAKEDDISNLKIETVRLSKVREGIQRKLRTVEDNKAEVEQQKETLKSQIVALEREIDSSKKQSEMDRKAIDDLIRERDILNKNLLKAAGATQKQLNLVKLHEHSKKNLEQEIQNYKDEALKQRKIIYQLEKERDRYINEASDLTQKVLQHMEDVKVREMQIFDYKKKIAEAETKLKQQQNLYEAVRSDRNLYSKNLIESQDEITEMKRKLKIMNHQIDQLKEEITAKEAALVKEHLDHQRVEKQKEALKAELQRMKQQATESRAYIEAQEAEERKLLKIISEADAERLRQKKELDQVISERDILGTQLVRRNDELALLYEKIKIQQSTLNKGEIQYRQRLEDIRLLKLEIKKLRREKNILNKSVANVDDLRREVYHLQRELLRERTRCKALEEELENPMNIHRWRKLEGSDPSTYEMIQKIQTLQRRLIQKTEEVVEKELLIQEKEKLYVELKHILARQPGPEVAEQLQIYQQTLKEKTKQLKGMSSELNMYESQVSEYKYEIERLARELQDVKKKYYMQKRKEQQAKERDRVLAQGGAPTIQAQRSDGPRFTGGGFNLKPPAQVKAS; encoded by the exons atgacaGAG GAAAAAAAGAATGAAAGTCCTGCCAATAAAGGTGCCATTGAAGACAGTGCCTTTGAGGCACTGGAAAGAGATTTCCAAGACACCTTGAGTGAGTTGATGGGTGATCGTAGCTTGGAAAAGTTTCGCACTGAATATGAAAAGTTACACCGTGCTCTGAAAAAATCACACGAAAGTGAGAAACGTTTGATGACAAAATGCAGGGAATTGAATGCAGAGATTGTAGCAAATTCAGCAAAAGTATCAACAGCTCTTAAGTTGTCCCAAGAAGACCAGACGACAATTTCATCCCTCAAAAAA GAAATTGAGAAGGCATGGAAGATGGTGGATGCATCCCAAGAGAAGGAACAAAGAGCAAGGGAGACAATCCAATCCCTTAAGCTAGAAATCACTAATCTGAGCAAACTGGTAGAGCAAGGAGCCGGCTTAACTATGGGACAGGAACATAG TGTTAATGAGTTACTGAAAGCAAAAGAGGAATTGTCAAAAGAACGAGATGATCAACTGGCAGAGATTGTCAAACTCAGGGAGCAGTTGACAGATTCTTCAAAGAAACAACAACAGGCAGAAGAGGACAAGTCTGATGctgaaaacaaaatatctgAA TTAACACAAGACATTCAGGTTCGTAGTAATGAAGCGCAACGAGAGATGCGCCGCAAAGAAAAGCTTGATCGTGAATTCAAAGCTGCCAAGACAGATCTTGAAGCAAAAGCGGGTGAAATCAAAGCTATGCAACAACAAGTGGAACGCTACAAGGGTGACATGGCAAAACTGGAAACACAGTCTAAAGACCAAAAG atATTGTACGAAAGGACTGTAAGAGACACTGAGGTTTTGAACACGCGTTTTACACGACTGCAACAGGATTACGAAACACAGTTGATAAACAATGATCAATTGACGCAAGAGAACAATGAAAGGGTTGTCGAATTAAAG gCAAAAGAAGATGACATCAGTAACTTAAAAATTGAGACTGTACGTTTGAGCAAAGTGCGAGAAGGTATTCAGCGTAAGCTGAGGACGGTAGAAGACAATAAAGCGGAAGTGGAGCAGCAGAAGGAAACTCTTAAATCGCAGATCGTTGCTCTTGAAAGAG aaattgACTCAAGTAAGAAACAATCGGAGATGGATCGCAAAGCCATCGACGATTTGATCCGTGAACGAGACATCCTAAACAAGAACCTTCTGAAAGCAGCTGGTGCAACCCAAAAACAACTGAATTTGGTGAAGCTGCATGAACACTCCAAGAAGAATCTTGAACAAGAAATTCAAAATTACAAAGATGAAGCCCTGAAACAGAGGAAGATTATTTACCAGTTGGAGAAAGAACGAGATCGCTACATCAATGAAGCCAGTGACCTGACTCAAAAG GTTCTGCAACATATGGAAGATGTCAAAGTTCGCGAGATGCAAATATTTGACTACAAGAAAAAAATTGCTGAAGCAGAAACAAAGTTGAAGCAGCAGCAAAACTTGTACGAAGCCGTCCGTAGTGACCGCAACCTGTACAGCAAGAACCTGATTGAATCTCAAGATGAGATCACAGAGATGAAGAGGAAGCTAAAGATAATGAATCATCAAATAGATCAGTTGAAAGAGGAGATTACTGCCAAAGAAGCAGCTCTTGTCAAAGAGCATCTGGACCATCAAAG aGTGGAAAAACAGAAAGAGGCTCTAAAGGCAGAGTTGCAGCGAATGAAACAACAGGCAACTGAGAGCAGGGCATACATAGAGGCACAAGAGGCAGAAGAACGCAAACTCCTTAAGATCATATCAGAGGCTGATGCAGAAAGACTCAGACAGAAGAAAGAACTTGATCAG GTGATCAGTGAACGAGATATTCTTGGAACACAACTTGTACGCCGTAACGACGAGCTTGCTCTGTTGTATGAAAAGATTAAGATTCAGCAATCTACGCTAAACAAAGGAGAGATCCAGTACCGGCAGCGCTTGGAGGATATCAGACTCCTTAAACTGGAAATTAAGAAGCTACGCAGAGAGAAGAACATCTTGAATAAGAGTGTGGCTAACGTTGATGACTTGAG ACGTGAGGTGTACCACCTCCAGCGTGAACTGCTTCGTGAGCGTACACGATGCAAGGCACTCGAAGAAGAACTCGAAAACCCGATGAATATCCACCGTTGGCGCAAGCTGGAAGGAAGTGACCCCAGCACGTATGAGATGATCCAGAAAATTCAAACTCTCCAGAGAAGACTGATACAGAAGACGGAGGAAGTTGTTGAGAAGGAACTCTTGATTCAG gaAAAAGAGAAGCTGTACGTTGAATTGAAGCATATACTTGCTCGTCAACCAGGACCAGAGGTTGCAGAACAGTTGCAGATTTATCAACAGACATTGAAAGAGAAAACAAAGCAACTAAAG GGAATGTCGTCTGAATTAAACATGTATGAATCGCAAGTGAGTGAATATAAGTACGAGATTGAAAGACTAGCCCGAGAACTACAAGACGTTAAGAAGAAATACTACATGCAGAAAAGAAAAGAACAGCAGGCCAA gGAACGTGATCGTGTGTTAGCCCAAGGTGGCGCCCCCACCATACAAGCACAGAGGTCAGATGGGCCACGGTTCACAGGAGGTGGTTTTAACCTAAAGCCACCAGCTCAAGTCAAAGCTTCCTAA